Sequence from the Deltaproteobacteria bacterium genome:
GGCCGAACGGCCGAAATTTCGGTGAGCGACGGTGCGACCGATGCCCTCGATGGAAGCGACAGCAGTTGCTCCCTCCGTGAGGCAATTGCCAATGCCAACAACAACACGGCGACCTATGCCGACTGCACGGCCGGTTCGGGCGACGACACAATAACCATTCCGGAGTTGACCTATACCTTTCTCCTTTCAAGCTTCCCTTTATACATCACCTCGAACATGACCATTCAGGGGGCAGGGGCCGGCTCGACAATCATCGATGCCGCCTCTCTCAATCGGGTGTTTGAAATCAGGAGCGGAAACTCTCCAACCGTCGAGCTGAAAGACATGACCATCACCGGCGGGTCGGCAAGTTCCGGAGGGGGCATCTATCTTTATAATACTTCAAGTTCAACAACCGTGACGCTAACGCTGGCCGGCGTGGCCGTTTCGGGCAATGCCGCGACAACGGGCGGCGCCGGCCTGTATATTGACAGTCGCGGAACGACAACCGTGACCGTCAGCGACAGCATAATTTCGGGGAATACCGCCGCCGGTTCCACAGTTACAAAAGGGGCCGGCATCTACGCCGCTTCCAGCAACGGCGGATCGCTCACGTTGACCCTGTCCCACAGCGCCATTTCGGGAAACACCGGTTCATTAAGCGGAAGCGGTTCGGTATCGGGGGGTGGGGCCCATTTTTATTCCGCGGCGACCTCGGCATCGTCATCGGTGACGGTTTCCATCATCGACAGCACCATTTCGGAAAACGACATCACCGCCAGTTCGACAGCCAGTGGTGGCGGGATTTACCTGCTCTCCTACGCCAGCTCGACGTACCCCAGCAATCTGTCATTTTCATTGTCGAACAGCACCGTATCCGGAAATACAGCCGTCAGTTCAGGCAACTATGGTTATGGGGGAGGGATCTATGTGAAGGCGAGCGGTTCGTCGGCTGATACGACGGCCCATCTCACAAACAGCACCGTTTCGGGAAATACCATCGATTCGGCCAAGTACGCGTATGGGGGAGGGATCTATGCGAGCGACTCGGGAACAACGCTCGGCATGTATGGCGTGACGATCGCGGACAATACAGCCGGTACCGCCACGACGACAAAAGGGGGAGGGCTCTATGCAAGTTCGGCAAACGTCTCCCTTCAAAGCGCCCTTATTGCCGACAACAGCGCCTCCACCTCAAATCCCGAGTGTTACGGCGCCATCGCAACGGCGAATTACAGTTTGATCGAGGACAACGACTCGTCCGGTTGCACCATCACTGACGGAAGCGTTTTGACGGATGATCCCTTGCTCGCCTCCCTGGCGGACAATGGCGGCCCCACGCAGACACATGCCCTGCCATTGGGGAGTGTGGCCATAGACGCCGACGACTCAACCGACGGATGTGTCGATTCCAACGGGGATCCGCTTACAACCGATCAGCGGGGATACAGCCGCGACGACGGCGACGGCGACTGCGACATTGGGGCCTACGAGGTGGTGGAACATGAAGCGGGGGACGACTGCTCGGACGGCGACGACAACGACGGCGACGGCGTTTCCGACAGCGACGACTTCGACTGCGGCGGAACGGAGAGCTCCTGCACCAATTCCGCGGATGACGATGTCGATGGCTCCACCGACTGTGACGACTCCGATTGTTCCTATCATTCAAATTGCGGCGGCGCCGAATCGTCCTGTGACGACGATTTGGACAACGACGAAGACGGTTTGACCGACTGCGCCGACGACGATTGCACCAGCGTCTCCGCCTGCGTGGAGGTCTGCACCGGCGGGGCGGATGAAGATGAAGATGGCTCTGCCGACTGTGACGACAGCGACTGCGTAACCGATTCCGCCTGCACCGAAATTTCCGCTCCGGCCGGTGAAGAGGCCGAAGAAGAAACAACCGCAACGGAGGAAGAAACGACCGAAACGGAAGAGGAGACCGTGACGACGGAGTCCGACTGCACCAACGGCTCTGATGACGACAATGACGGAGCTATCGATTGTAACGATTCCGATTGCGCCGCCGATCCCGCCTGTGCCCCGGCCGGCGACACCGGTGCCGATGAAGGGGAAGGAGATGAGTCAACTTCCGATAGCGAGGCGAGGGGGGGAGGGGGGTGTAGTTTGGTACGGTGATTATCGAAATGAGAATTCGCTGTCAGTGATTTGACGGTTTTATTGCTAATTTTAGAATCGACGAGGTCCCCCCTTTTCTGTATCCTGCCGAAAATACATAATATTTTTAAACAGCAAAGCTCCTATGTGTCTTGGCATGAGAATTGCTATTTACTTCTCGAAGGGGTATTTTTAGGAGTTTCACATCAACTATTATAAAGGAGGGGTCATATGGGAGAGAAGGCAGAGGCGCTCAAATTGAGCCATCAGTCCGGGGAGGTAGATTTCAGAGAAATAAACCCAAAGGAGGTAAACACCGTTATCGATCGCGGCTCCTCCTTCGAGGGGAACATGACCTTTGACGGATGCGTGGTCATCAATGGCCGCCTGAAGGGGGAGATCTTTTCCGAGGGGAGCCTTGTGATCGGCGAGGGGGGTCTTGTGGAGGGAAGGATCGAG
This genomic interval carries:
- a CDS encoding polymer-forming cytoskeletal protein, coding for MGEKAEALKLSHQSGEVDFREINPKEVNTVIDRGSSFEGNMTFDGCVVINGRLKGEIFSEGSLVIGEGGLVEGRIEIGSIQVHGEVKGDIVAKEKIEIDSPAVVQGDIAAPSLTIKEGAVFEGNCSMGKRENQRVVKFAPQSGK